From a region of the Teredinibacter turnerae genome:
- a CDS encoding mandelate racemase/muconate lactonizing enzyme family protein: protein MIITALALHETTIPFRLAFNHTTKSRSEVEGIILEVQTSSGATGYGEALPRKYVTGETHTSVIKHATKTVLPRLLGMEFSSIEEIEIWFDNFHNIFESIDPKEQCIKTLVEIAVLDAFGRDTKTPLIDLMGGTFPDSMTYSGVISAGKPEHVKKFVDAFQAMGVTEYKVKVGADDWAVDEAIITTLRNACGPDIDIRADANEAWDLDLATQRLGQLADLGVTSCEQPMPASLQQSYPALVSRVAGRIGVCIDESLCTLNDAKWFVDNSGATIFNLRVSKNGGIMNTLKLGRMAHEHGIKCQIGSQVGETSILSRAAQIVSACLGDVIHHEGAFGTMLLEFDLCDTPINFGQYGKYHPNTIDGPGLGIEVSTESLQKMLSSISWESRLGEQSRAHALSL from the coding sequence GTGATCATAACTGCGCTGGCTCTGCACGAAACCACGATTCCATTTCGGTTGGCCTTTAATCACACGACTAAAAGCCGCTCGGAAGTGGAAGGTATTATCCTCGAGGTTCAAACAAGTTCAGGGGCCACTGGGTATGGGGAGGCATTGCCACGCAAATATGTTACTGGCGAAACTCATACTTCTGTCATCAAGCACGCCACAAAAACGGTTTTACCGCGTCTGTTGGGTATGGAGTTTTCGAGTATTGAGGAAATTGAAATATGGTTTGACAATTTCCACAATATATTCGAATCGATTGATCCAAAAGAACAGTGCATTAAAACCTTGGTTGAAATCGCTGTACTTGACGCTTTTGGCCGTGACACAAAAACGCCGTTAATAGATCTGATGGGGGGAACTTTTCCCGATTCAATGACCTATAGCGGTGTTATTAGTGCGGGCAAACCTGAGCATGTGAAAAAGTTTGTTGATGCATTTCAGGCTATGGGCGTAACCGAGTATAAAGTCAAAGTTGGTGCAGACGACTGGGCGGTTGACGAGGCGATCATTACAACGCTGCGGAACGCCTGTGGTCCAGACATTGACATCCGAGCAGATGCAAACGAAGCCTGGGATCTGGATCTGGCTACTCAGCGATTGGGGCAACTGGCTGACCTGGGCGTAACGTCCTGCGAGCAACCCATGCCTGCCAGCTTACAGCAATCATACCCGGCACTGGTGAGCCGGGTAGCGGGTAGAATCGGTGTATGTATTGATGAGTCACTTTGCACGTTAAATGACGCGAAATGGTTTGTGGATAATTCTGGCGCCACGATTTTTAACCTCCGTGTATCAAAAAACGGCGGCATAATGAATACGCTCAAATTGGGGCGAATGGCGCATGAGCATGGGATAAAGTGTCAAATTGGCTCCCAAGTGGGTGAAACCTCAATTCTGAGTCGCGCTGCACAAATTGTCTCCGCCTGTCTGGGGGATGTGATCCACCACGAAGGGGCTTTTGGCACAATGCTACTGGAATTTGACCTTTGTGACACGCCGATAAACTTTGGGCAATATGGAAAATACCACCCAAACACAATAGACGGACCGGGTCTTGGTATCGAGGTATCAACCGAATCTCTGCAAAAAATGCTCTCAAGCATCTCTTGGGAGTCCCGGTTGGGTGAGCAAAGCCGGGCGCATGCGCTTAGCCTATGA
- a CDS encoding response regulator transcription factor encodes MRILVVEDARAIAQSITEYLNLFGYTCDYAYDGLAGLQLATQNEYDIFVLDVAMPRLNGLDLCARLKESADNNPGIIFLTARDTLEDKLAGFARGCDDYLVKPFKLEELKARIEAVHQRRAHSVAKALKLGPLEVNLNTCEVFRESKLIPLTKNCYKLLVVLLKNAPAVVSRETLTHELWADDFPDSDSLKSHIYRLRQEIDKPFGTPLIHTVQGKGFRMAEI; translated from the coding sequence ATGAGAATTCTTGTCGTTGAAGACGCGAGGGCCATTGCGCAAAGTATCACTGAGTATCTTAATCTGTTTGGTTACACCTGCGATTATGCCTACGATGGGCTAGCGGGGCTGCAGCTTGCGACTCAAAACGAATACGACATATTTGTGCTTGATGTGGCCATGCCGAGACTGAACGGTCTGGACCTGTGCGCGAGACTAAAAGAAAGCGCCGATAACAATCCTGGCATTATATTTCTAACCGCTCGCGATACATTGGAAGATAAATTAGCAGGGTTTGCTCGCGGTTGTGATGACTATTTGGTCAAGCCATTTAAACTTGAAGAATTAAAAGCGCGTATAGAAGCTGTGCATCAGCGGCGAGCGCACTCTGTCGCCAAAGCGTTGAAGCTTGGCCCCCTCGAAGTGAATTTAAATACCTGTGAAGTTTTCCGCGAATCCAAACTCATTCCGCTGACTAAAAATTGCTACAAACTGTTAGTCGTATTATTGAAAAACGCACCTGCAGTCGTCAGTCGTGAAACCCTTACCCATGAATTGTGGGCAGACGATTTCCCCGATAGCGACTCTCTGAAAAGTCACATATATCGCCTTCGCCAGGAAATCGACAAGCCGTTCGGTACACCGTTAATACACACGGTGCAAGGTAAGGGGTTCAGGATGGCGGAGATATGA
- a CDS encoding sensor histidine kinase: MNIGKSLRFRIIAGYVIFTLATTICYSLGALTVLKISDDELFNWYIAGVAEDEYYRYRDASDIRKEELLAQSRQIIVGTDDEVIHRIFQIDPDEPLPEKFENYVSHISRGSGGRQQILELDDGTSKYHMVRIPFSGNIGETRAYFYYVVDISAYNKLDVYAVQGTYFGLLLMLLIFLIVSSILGAIISRRVIKPLTQLTRDVMKADVGQNIGSYYRDEVGTLAETINDMMTRIMSFVEREKAFSRDVSHELRTPITSSQVSLDLALSMDESRDPKLRRVLERICDANRDMMHLIETFMLIGRESIPSDAVSATNLSSVVRDSITRNTYLISEKSLEVLNLVDESVTVKQPRKLLDVVVDNILRNAFQYTDQGNVTVRANEEFISVADTGRGFEQTALERLLVPYETFHGEGVGLGMNIIKRICKITGWRLDVRSECGVGTLLILHF; encoded by the coding sequence ATGAATATCGGTAAAAGCCTGCGCTTTAGAATTATTGCCGGGTATGTGATTTTTACATTAGCAACCACAATTTGTTATTCGCTTGGCGCGCTGACTGTTTTAAAGATAAGTGACGACGAGCTATTTAACTGGTATATCGCTGGTGTCGCAGAGGATGAGTATTACCGCTATCGCGACGCCTCCGATATACGAAAAGAAGAATTACTCGCTCAGAGTCGGCAGATTATCGTAGGTACGGACGATGAGGTGATTCATCGAATTTTTCAGATAGACCCTGATGAACCGCTGCCTGAGAAATTTGAAAACTATGTAAGTCATATTTCCCGTGGCAGTGGCGGTCGTCAACAAATCTTAGAGCTTGATGATGGCACTTCCAAATACCATATGGTGCGCATTCCGTTTTCCGGAAACATAGGGGAGACTCGTGCCTATTTCTACTACGTCGTTGACATTAGCGCATACAATAAACTCGACGTCTACGCAGTACAGGGAACATATTTTGGCTTGTTATTAATGCTGCTTATATTTTTAATTGTGTCGTCGATACTGGGCGCCATTATTTCCCGTCGAGTCATCAAGCCTCTCACTCAGCTTACGCGAGACGTGATGAAGGCGGATGTCGGGCAAAATATCGGCAGCTATTACCGTGACGAAGTCGGGACCTTAGCAGAAACTATTAACGACATGATGACGCGCATCATGAGCTTCGTTGAGCGTGAAAAAGCATTTTCTCGGGACGTAAGTCACGAACTCAGAACCCCGATTACCAGTAGCCAGGTATCTTTGGATTTGGCGCTGAGTATGGATGAATCTCGCGATCCAAAGTTGCGACGCGTGTTGGAGCGAATATGCGACGCTAACCGTGACATGATGCATCTAATCGAAACGTTTATGCTGATTGGCCGCGAGAGTATTCCGAGCGATGCGGTTAGCGCGACCAATCTGAGTTCAGTTGTACGCGATTCCATTACTCGCAACACCTATCTTATTAGTGAAAAATCCCTCGAGGTGCTTAATCTGGTCGATGAATCCGTTACCGTAAAGCAACCGCGGAAATTACTTGATGTTGTTGTGGACAATATTTTACGTAACGCCTTTCAATACACAGACCAGGGCAATGTTACCGTGCGCGCGAACGAAGAGTTTATTTCCGTTGCCGACACCGGCCGCGGATTTGAGCAAACCGCACTGGAGCGGCTTTTGGTTCCGTATGAAACCTTTCACGGTGAAGGTGTTGGCTTGGGAATGAATATTATAAAGCGTATATGCAAAATAACGGGCTGGAGGTTAGATGTAAGAAGCGAGTGTGGCGTGGGAACTTTGTTAATACTCCATTTTTAG
- a CDS encoding MipA/OmpV family protein, with translation MKKYVDAIGLLFAVSAASAFGMTEEEAKEVVARVQSGATYTEMREVTHKGSPAYELEYIYDGDEYEVIVAPDGTVLDQYKDSGMPVIVSLALDVSTQLYREQDAGVELIPVIVGSYKKFWFRGLQHGFYAYKNPYLSISPMIKLNPDIGYSVDNAEDDSTLYEGLDDTSFSAEGGLQVMFELPGVNLEVNMLTDLLGDHEGQLVEVALSHAMHFGPALLVPEIKYSYNTEEIGQFYFGVDPEDATLERPAFEVGSTSDIELSTVFLWRFASRWYMVSEASYKMYDDKIEDSPLVDDTTQASIFVGVGISF, from the coding sequence GTGAAAAAATACGTAGATGCAATAGGCTTATTGTTCGCGGTCAGCGCGGCGTCCGCGTTTGGCATGACAGAAGAAGAAGCTAAGGAAGTGGTTGCTCGTGTGCAGAGCGGAGCAACCTACACAGAAATGCGGGAAGTAACGCACAAGGGTTCGCCTGCATACGAGCTGGAGTACATCTACGATGGCGATGAGTACGAAGTTATAGTCGCGCCAGATGGGACAGTGTTGGATCAGTATAAAGATAGCGGCATGCCGGTTATTGTAAGCCTTGCACTGGATGTTTCCACCCAGCTGTATCGCGAGCAGGATGCCGGTGTAGAACTGATCCCTGTTATCGTGGGTAGCTATAAAAAATTCTGGTTTAGGGGTTTGCAGCATGGTTTCTACGCTTATAAGAATCCCTACCTTTCCATTTCACCGATGATTAAGCTGAATCCCGATATCGGCTACAGCGTCGACAATGCTGAAGACGATTCTACATTGTACGAAGGCCTGGACGATACCAGCTTTTCCGCCGAGGGCGGGTTGCAAGTCATGTTTGAACTGCCGGGCGTAAACCTTGAAGTGAACATGCTGACGGACTTACTCGGTGATCACGAAGGCCAACTGGTTGAAGTTGCACTTTCACACGCCATGCATTTTGGCCCCGCGTTGTTAGTGCCGGAAATTAAATACTCTTATAACACCGAAGAAATAGGTCAGTTCTATTTTGGAGTAGATCCAGAAGACGCGACACTCGAACGGCCAGCTTTTGAGGTAGGCAGTACCAGTGATATCGAATTAAGCACCGTATTTTTGTGGCGTTTCGCGTCGCGTTGGTACATGGTGAGCGAAGCGTCCTACAAAATGTACGACGATAAAATTGAGGATAGCCCGCTGGTAGACGATACAACGCAGGCCAGTATCTTTGTTGGCGTCGGCATAAGTTTTTAA
- a CDS encoding efflux RND transporter periplasmic adaptor subunit, translating into MAISVSAYAQGKAADGGGLYQVQTVSIERTHCQNSFIAYGQVYPHQTSLLNPRVSGLVETLGEAFEAGRRVTRGQILVSLEKTDFEFRLAEALRQLADAQLMLAEQQALSERAIAEWKVGNQGSPPSLAARKPQITLARAQVDAAEYAVAVARRDLAATDVKAPFDGWVVSRSASVGNMVSPQSSLAELIPAKKVIVRMMLSPEQVEKIKQFGGPEHAEIELFNDIANTSPYFRFSGLDLNAMADAETRQLAASAVLDLAPENEGKVYPGAFFKARIYTQQQGDYFPVPREAFNEAGNIFIVEENKVREMQVATVFNSLGNRVVDIPGEKSVRLVVSKLDRIWHGMPVAEKVASHE; encoded by the coding sequence ATGGCAATAAGCGTATCCGCGTATGCGCAGGGTAAGGCGGCAGATGGGGGAGGCCTCTATCAAGTGCAAACGGTCTCGATAGAGCGAACCCATTGTCAGAATAGTTTTATTGCTTACGGCCAGGTGTATCCTCATCAGACCAGTTTATTAAATCCCCGTGTGAGCGGTCTTGTCGAGACGCTGGGTGAGGCGTTCGAAGCCGGACGCCGTGTAACACGGGGGCAGATACTGGTGTCGTTGGAAAAAACCGATTTTGAATTTCGGCTAGCCGAAGCGCTAAGGCAACTGGCAGATGCCCAGCTTATGCTGGCGGAGCAACAGGCGCTTAGCGAACGGGCGATTGCGGAGTGGAAGGTTGGTAATCAAGGCAGTCCGCCGTCGTTGGCCGCGCGTAAACCGCAGATTACCTTAGCCAGGGCGCAGGTTGATGCGGCGGAATACGCCGTCGCAGTTGCCCGCCGAGATTTGGCTGCCACTGATGTAAAAGCACCGTTCGACGGTTGGGTTGTCTCTCGCTCAGCGAGTGTTGGCAATATGGTCTCTCCGCAATCATCGCTGGCGGAATTAATTCCTGCAAAGAAAGTTATTGTTCGGATGATGCTTTCACCTGAGCAGGTGGAGAAAATAAAACAGTTTGGTGGACCAGAGCATGCGGAAATTGAACTGTTTAACGACATAGCTAACACATCGCCTTATTTTAGGTTTAGCGGTCTCGATCTCAATGCGATGGCCGATGCTGAAACTCGCCAATTGGCGGCGTCAGCGGTTTTGGACCTCGCGCCGGAAAATGAGGGTAAGGTCTATCCCGGTGCGTTTTTTAAAGCGCGGATCTATACGCAACAACAAGGGGATTATTTTCCTGTACCTCGCGAAGCATTTAATGAGGCGGGCAACATATTTATTGTTGAAGAAAATAAAGTGCGTGAAATGCAAGTGGCAACGGTATTTAATTCGCTGGGAAATCGCGTGGTCGATATCCCCGGCGAAAAATCGGTTCGTTTGGTGGTCTCTAAACTTGATCGGATTTGGCATGGTATGCCGGTAGCTGAAAAGGTGGCTTCTCATGAATGA
- a CDS encoding efflux RND transporter permease subunit, with protein MNENKGFLAQFIAHPIASKTLLAIFILLGVLGAFSLRQEVFPPFAPNRVDIFVAVRGATASEVEELVVRSVEQKLVELTEIDRIIATAYQDYAQFQLELVPDVDPYKALTLIKSQVESIRSFPSYAEPPVYSVPKTTGPLLLVNLYGDLPVRVLYGEAIALRDSLSLLPGITQVEVEDAPEIEVAITASPEQLRKYDLRFSDIADVISANALNLSAGELSADNGRILLRGDTQAVREEDFGELVVAAFAGGNKIYLRDIADVRIGPVESYVNSRFNGQPSFTLSVRRDKYLSLSTASERVRTFVTNYQTRLGSEVGLTVWADDSREFSSRVSLLLKNGITGFLIICIVMTLFVHVKVAFWTAVGIPVSMLGALGLLYISGTEVSLNAITLFGFLIAAGLIVDDAIVIGESIHEETLAKGEGMQSAVSGAHKVAMPTVFGALTSIAAFFPLTLTEGKMGSQMAGIGTVVICCLFASIIESKLVLPNHLAGKWRSKFRGFDLSKIQARSNGVLNRFSENTYSKGLIFSLRRPWLVVALVLVIFFASVSILIGGVVRTVTLPNIADYEVEGSFTIDANLSPVQRSQIANALEQSLYATSEGLKKEHNLEFDPVMMNAITVDTTRIIISVEISHRDDAPFDAHQVANLWRERLPLLPGIESANIASGPNGDEQVAIQLSGNDLETIYAAKEEVKSYLGEIDGVVDIRDSALTKSTELLLQVNPFGESLGLTQAYLLAQIRTGFYGLEAQRVQVGEQEWRVMVRLAKSHRQTESDLANMEIQLPNGRFLPLERVATIKSTRTETMVQRIDGQRAVTVYANTLGNVDAEGVAEGIVEDFLPGLQSRYTGLSYSIEGEAKDAAKSIRSLINGSIIAVFVMFVLMAIPLKSYLYPAVIMLLLPLGFIGTIVGHLLVPIDYSLISMFGLIALMGVMINNGLLLIDQYLVNIEQGMEREKAVVESCTRRFRPILLTALTTFAGLMPLIWESDPEALWLVPIAVSLGIGILVSTGLTLIVLPVVLVLLPMKQQRSINTTTEAVFTPVKTSEVVQPSISSVKYRYSDHAPS; from the coding sequence ATGAATGAGAATAAAGGGTTCCTCGCACAATTTATCGCTCATCCTATCGCCAGTAAGACGTTGCTGGCGATTTTTATTTTGTTGGGCGTGCTCGGCGCATTTTCGTTACGACAAGAGGTGTTCCCGCCTTTTGCTCCCAATCGTGTAGATATTTTTGTCGCTGTGCGCGGTGCCACGGCCAGTGAAGTTGAGGAGCTGGTGGTGCGCAGCGTCGAACAGAAACTGGTGGAACTGACCGAAATAGATCGGATTATAGCGACCGCCTACCAGGATTACGCGCAATTTCAGCTGGAACTGGTACCCGATGTCGATCCCTACAAAGCGCTAACGCTCATTAAATCGCAGGTGGAAAGTATACGATCTTTTCCCAGCTACGCGGAGCCGCCGGTGTACTCGGTACCCAAAACAACGGGGCCATTATTGTTAGTTAATTTGTACGGCGATCTGCCGGTGCGTGTACTCTATGGCGAGGCGATTGCACTTCGCGATAGTCTGTCATTGTTGCCTGGTATTACTCAGGTTGAAGTCGAAGATGCGCCCGAAATAGAAGTCGCAATCACAGCCTCACCAGAGCAACTGCGCAAATACGATTTGCGTTTTTCTGATATTGCCGACGTGATTTCTGCCAATGCACTGAACTTGTCTGCAGGTGAGCTAAGTGCGGATAACGGCCGCATTCTATTGCGCGGCGATACGCAAGCCGTGCGTGAGGAAGATTTCGGGGAGCTGGTTGTGGCTGCCTTCGCCGGAGGTAACAAAATATACTTGCGGGATATCGCGGATGTTCGCATAGGCCCAGTGGAATCTTATGTGAACTCCCGTTTCAACGGGCAGCCGAGTTTTACCTTGAGCGTGCGCAGAGACAAGTATCTCAGCTTATCTACGGCGAGCGAGCGGGTAAGAACGTTTGTGACTAACTACCAGACGAGGCTCGGCAGCGAAGTCGGACTCACTGTTTGGGCCGATGATTCGCGCGAGTTTTCTTCACGGGTATCGCTTCTGTTAAAAAATGGTATCACCGGCTTTCTTATTATCTGCATTGTCATGACGCTTTTCGTGCATGTGAAGGTGGCGTTTTGGACTGCTGTCGGTATTCCGGTATCCATGTTGGGAGCGCTCGGTTTGTTGTACATCTCCGGAACGGAGGTGAGCTTGAATGCAATTACCCTGTTTGGGTTTTTAATTGCGGCCGGCCTGATAGTCGACGACGCCATAGTGATTGGGGAAAGCATTCATGAGGAAACGCTCGCCAAGGGCGAGGGTATGCAAAGTGCCGTCAGTGGCGCGCACAAAGTCGCTATGCCAACCGTGTTTGGTGCCCTGACCTCTATTGCAGCCTTTTTTCCGTTAACCCTAACCGAGGGCAAAATGGGTAGCCAGATGGCGGGAATTGGTACTGTAGTCATTTGCTGTTTGTTTGCGTCGATTATCGAATCCAAATTGGTGTTGCCGAATCATCTTGCAGGCAAATGGCGCAGCAAGTTTAGAGGGTTTGATTTATCGAAAATACAGGCGCGATCGAACGGAGTACTCAATCGTTTCTCAGAAAACACCTACAGTAAAGGTCTCATATTTTCCCTGCGTCGGCCATGGCTGGTCGTCGCTCTAGTGCTTGTTATCTTTTTCGCGAGCGTAAGCATTCTTATCGGGGGCGTTGTTCGTACTGTCACCCTGCCAAATATCGCAGATTACGAAGTTGAAGGCAGCTTTACTATTGATGCAAATTTAAGTCCGGTGCAGCGGTCGCAAATTGCCAATGCCCTAGAGCAATCGCTTTACGCCACCAGCGAGGGACTAAAAAAAGAGCACAACCTGGAATTCGATCCGGTAATGATGAACGCGATTACTGTTGATACCACGCGCATCATTATCTCTGTAGAAATCAGCCACCGGGATGATGCCCCATTCGATGCTCATCAGGTCGCAAATTTGTGGCGTGAGAGGCTGCCGCTGTTGCCAGGCATTGAATCCGCGAATATTGCCTCGGGTCCAAATGGCGATGAGCAGGTGGCTATACAGCTCAGTGGCAACGATTTAGAAACTATTTATGCTGCCAAAGAAGAAGTAAAAAGTTACCTGGGTGAGATTGACGGCGTCGTGGATATTCGAGATAGCGCTTTAACTAAATCGACTGAGTTGCTACTTCAGGTAAATCCGTTTGGCGAATCCCTGGGGTTAACTCAGGCATATCTATTGGCACAAATTCGCACTGGGTTTTACGGCTTGGAAGCTCAGCGGGTTCAGGTTGGCGAGCAGGAATGGCGGGTAATGGTTCGTCTGGCTAAAAGCCACCGGCAAACTGAGTCCGACCTGGCCAACATGGAAATTCAGTTGCCCAATGGCCGCTTTTTGCCGCTGGAGCGCGTTGCCACGATTAAGTCCACGCGTACGGAAACCATGGTGCAGCGAATCGATGGTCAGCGAGCTGTAACTGTATACGCGAATACCTTGGGTAACGTGGATGCTGAAGGGGTTGCGGAAGGCATTGTTGAAGACTTTCTGCCAGGGTTGCAAAGCCGGTACACTGGCTTGTCCTACAGCATTGAAGGCGAAGCCAAAGATGCAGCCAAATCGATACGCAGCTTGATAAATGGCAGCATTATCGCGGTGTTTGTCATGTTTGTATTAATGGCAATTCCGCTTAAATCCTATTTGTACCCTGCCGTCATTATGCTGCTCTTACCCTTGGGTTTTATTGGGACTATTGTCGGTCACCTGCTGGTGCCCATTGATTACAGTTTAATCTCCATGTTCGGACTTATTGCATTAATGGGGGTGATGATCAACAACGGATTATTATTAATTGATCAATATCTGGTAAATATCGAACAGGGTATGGAGCGCGAGAAAGCGGTAGTTGAAAGCTGTACGCGACGTTTTCGCCCCATTTTACTGACCGCGTTAACGACTTTCGCGGGTTTAATGCCATTGATCTGGGAGTCCGATCCGGAAGCTTTATGGCTGGTACCCATTGCTGTTTCGCTGGGGATTGGTATTCTTGTGAGCACGGGGTTAACGCTTATCGTTTTACCGGTGGTTTTAGTGCTATTGCCAATGAAGCAGCAACGCTCAATCAACACGACAACAGAGGCTGTATTTACGCCGGTCAAAACGTCTGAAGTGGTTCAGCCTTCCATATCCAGCGTTAAGTACCGCTATTCCGATCATGCGCCCAGTTGA
- a CDS encoding chemotaxis protein CheD, with protein MQKAVKKVVIHAGEYCFDHEGTHVHTLLGSCISITLWHPKRKIGGICHYALPKNPSPTSKPNPRYADDCMKLFLSSCESRNTKIREYEVKVFGGSDVTTKYPRDMATSERSPIGEKNSVAAFELLLAAGANIVSAHVGESGYRRIIFDIGTGDVWVKFRTLEKTAADLRSLSGRR; from the coding sequence ATGCAAAAGGCAGTCAAAAAAGTTGTTATCCACGCGGGCGAGTATTGTTTCGACCACGAAGGCACCCACGTGCACACACTGCTGGGCTCATGTATTTCCATCACCCTATGGCACCCAAAGCGTAAAATCGGCGGCATTTGTCACTATGCTTTACCCAAGAACCCAAGCCCCACAAGCAAGCCTAACCCCCGCTATGCGGACGATTGCATGAAGTTATTTTTAAGTTCCTGTGAGTCTCGCAACACCAAAATTCGCGAGTACGAAGTCAAGGTTTTTGGCGGCAGCGACGTTACAACCAAATACCCCAGAGATATGGCAACTAGCGAACGCAGCCCCATCGGGGAGAAAAACAGCGTCGCCGCGTTTGAACTGCTTCTGGCGGCGGGCGCCAATATCGTGAGTGCACACGTAGGAGAGTCCGGGTACCGGCGAATTATTTTCGATATCGGCACCGGAGACGTGTGGGTAAAATTTCGCACGCTGGAGAAGACAGCGGCTGATCTGCGCTCACTCAGCGGACGGCGCTAG
- a CDS encoding protein-glutamate methylesterase/protein-glutamine glutaminase → MIKVMIVDDSAVVRQALQDALSSDPEIEVIATAQDPYIAAERLRKIAPDVITLDVEMPRMDGVTFLTKLMQQHPIPVVICSSLVGEGTDTLMKALEAGAVDVIQKPTLGTRQFIEDSRVMICETVKGAAHARLKRLSTSRTPAKKNNADVMLAKASKAMAETTEKVIALGASTGGTEAIREVLTGMPLGCPGIIIVQHMPEGFTRSFAERLDKLCTIKVKEATNGDTILRGQALVAPGNKHMMLKRSGARYFVELKEGPLVSRHRPSVDVLFRSVARYAGKNAVAAILTGMGDDGASGLKELFDAGAWTCAQDEQTCVVYGMPKEAILKGATERQFPLNKIATALLHAAK, encoded by the coding sequence GTGATTAAAGTAATGATTGTGGACGACTCGGCCGTAGTCCGGCAGGCACTGCAGGATGCACTTTCCTCGGACCCGGAAATTGAAGTGATCGCCACAGCACAAGATCCTTATATCGCCGCAGAGCGCCTTAGAAAAATAGCACCCGATGTAATCACCCTGGATGTGGAAATGCCGCGAATGGATGGCGTGACATTTTTAACCAAACTCATGCAACAACACCCAATTCCGGTTGTTATCTGCTCCTCACTGGTGGGCGAAGGCACAGACACGTTGATGAAAGCACTTGAAGCGGGTGCTGTTGATGTTATTCAGAAGCCCACTTTAGGTACCCGGCAATTTATCGAAGATTCCCGGGTTATGATCTGCGAGACGGTTAAAGGTGCTGCACATGCACGGCTCAAAAGGCTATCCACTTCCCGCACACCTGCTAAAAAGAATAACGCGGATGTTATGCTGGCAAAAGCCAGTAAGGCGATGGCGGAAACGACAGAAAAGGTTATTGCGCTAGGCGCGTCGACCGGTGGTACAGAAGCCATTCGCGAGGTTTTAACCGGAATGCCTTTAGGCTGCCCCGGTATTATTATTGTCCAACACATGCCGGAAGGCTTCACCCGTTCCTTTGCTGAACGGCTAGACAAGCTATGCACCATAAAAGTAAAAGAGGCCACTAACGGCGATACTATTTTACGGGGCCAGGCACTCGTCGCACCTGGCAACAAACATATGATGTTAAAGCGCAGCGGTGCTCGCTACTTTGTTGAGTTAAAAGAAGGGCCCCTGGTGTCCAGGCATCGTCCGTCAGTGGACGTCTTATTTCGCAGTGTCGCCCGCTACGCAGGTAAAAATGCGGTAGCAGCAATTCTTACCGGTATGGGTGACGATGGCGCTTCTGGCCTGAAAGAGTTATTCGATGCGGGAGCCTGGACTTGCGCGCAGGATGAGCAAACCTGCGTGGTTTACGGCATGCCAAAAGAGGCCATTCTCAAAGGCGCTACTGAACGGCAGTTTCCGCTCAATAAAATTGCAACGGCGCTGCTTCATGCAGCCAAGTAG
- a CDS encoding CheR family methyltransferase, whose amino-acid sequence MAATETALRFDPLTEKDRQRIARFVESNIGVQCPASKHSLVESRLRKRQKALGFSTLKHYIDFALEAKEGEQERIHLLDTLTTNKTDFYREIEHFHFLRRSLEARLAASHSRAAVRFWSAGCSTGQEPYTLAMEILEMQQRFSHFRAEILATDISVSCLQTAKRAIYPHETVEPVPLAVRKKYLLRSNKSGRDLVQMDAPVRKLVQFQTLNLLHDDFRKNGAFDYIFCRNVMIYFSNSDRESIIKRFAASLNPGGILFIGHSENLVGNKLEFSRVQPTVYQRS is encoded by the coding sequence ATGGCAGCAACAGAAACAGCGCTTCGTTTCGACCCGCTTACCGAAAAAGACCGGCAGCGCATCGCGCGTTTTGTTGAGAGCAATATAGGCGTTCAATGCCCTGCATCTAAGCACTCCCTGGTGGAAAGTCGCTTGCGCAAGCGTCAAAAAGCGCTCGGGTTTAGCACCCTAAAGCACTACATCGACTTTGCTTTAGAAGCGAAGGAAGGTGAGCAAGAGCGGATTCATTTACTCGATACCCTTACCACCAATAAGACCGATTTTTATCGCGAGATTGAGCATTTTCATTTTTTAAGGCGTTCGCTGGAAGCACGCCTTGCTGCCAGCCACTCCCGCGCGGCTGTGCGTTTCTGGAGCGCAGGCTGTTCCACCGGTCAGGAGCCTTACACCCTTGCAATGGAAATACTGGAAATGCAACAACGATTTTCGCATTTTCGTGCAGAAATTCTCGCAACAGATATTTCAGTTTCCTGCCTGCAGACCGCCAAACGCGCTATATACCCTCATGAAACCGTCGAACCCGTTCCCCTGGCCGTGCGTAAAAAATATTTACTGCGCAGCAACAAAAGCGGCCGTGATCTTGTGCAAATGGATGCGCCGGTTCGTAAACTCGTGCAGTTTCAGACGCTAAATCTACTCCACGATGATTTTCGTAAGAATGGGGCTTTCGATTATATTTTTTGCCGCAACGTGATGATTTACTTTAGCAACAGTGATCGCGAGTCAATCATTAAGCGTTTTGCCGCCAGTTTAAATCCAGGTGGTATCTTATTTATCGGTCATTCAGAAAACTTAGTCGGCAATAAATTAGAGTTTTCGCGTGTACAACCCACGGTTTATCAACGCAGCTAG